The following coding sequences lie in one Arachis stenosperma cultivar V10309 chromosome 5, arast.V10309.gnm1.PFL2, whole genome shotgun sequence genomic window:
- the LOC130981427 gene encoding uncharacterized protein LOC130981427: protein MSKFKTIDTFFKRKDQENEDASTITTPILEGSSNFITSSSLLNSSKRPRLLPNQLDVFRLERDPGMRPMIWKFPPNKRDEIRRAYIKVGPNQPILDNYPFSGDKSHRRFQASWFKLFPSWLEYSIEDDAIYCFPCFLFAKKPSINTGSNAFIENGFRNWKKVNSGKECALLNHIGKGPNSFHHKALKSCDDLMKQSQHIDRLLHKQTSEEIEKNRIRLGASIDCIRWLTFQGCAYRGHDESQSSSNRGNFLEMLKFLGSYNERVKKNVLENAPKNAKYTSNDVQKEILHILATKVRNSIREEIGDAKFCIIVDEARDESKKEQMAIVLRFVALDGFVKERFFDLVHVTDTCATTLKKELISVLSHYNLQVENIRGQGYDGASNMRGEWNGLQALFLKDSPQAYYVHCFAHRLQLALVAASREVLQIHEFFTQLNSIVTIVSASSKRHDQLQEAQAIENANLVAQNELETGKCANQISTLQRAGDTRWSSHFNSICSLVKMFTATNIVLNNIIEDGTTYAQRGEAYGVSKILLSFEFVFTLHLMKEIMGITNVLCQALQQQSQDILNAMHIISTSKLLLQQLRDGGWCNFLTNVKDFCEKHEIEVPNMSAQYVFGRGRSRQPSVTVEHHYRIDVFLATIDSQIQELNSRFNEQTIELLTLSCALDPKDNFKSFNIEEISKLAEKFYPIDFPSNELNILKSQLQHYQHDIPNHLKGIGTLSELCNKLQETGKSRTYHMVDRLIRLVLTLPVSTATTERAFSAMKIVKTRLRSKMADEFLADNLVIYIEKELAAIFDTNSIIDDFENRKKRRIAFS from the coding sequence ATGAGTAAGTTCAAAACCATTGatacattttttaaaagaaaagatcaagagaatgaagatgcTTCTACTATTACTACTCCAATACTTGAGGGGTCATCAAATTTCATTACTTCAAGTTCTCTATTGAATAGCTCAAAGCGTCCACGACTTCTTCCAAATCAACTGGATGTTTTTCGTTTAGAAAGAGATCCTGGAATGCGACCAATGATTTGGAAGTTTCCTCCAAATAAAAGAGATGAAATCCGTCGGGCTTATATTAAAGTTGGGCCAAATCAACCAATTCTTGATAATTATCCATTTTCTGGTGATAAAAGTCATCGTCGCTTTCAAGCTTCATGGTTTAAATTGTTCCCATCTTGGTTAGAATATTCTATAGAAGATGATGCTATATATTGTTTTCcgtgctttctttttgctaagaaacCTTCAATCAATACGGGTTCAAATGCTTTTATTGAGAATGGTTTcaggaattggaagaaagtgaaTAGTGGAAAAGAATGTGCGCTTTTGAATCACATTGGCAAAGGTCCCAACTCATTCCATCATAAGGCGCTAAAATCATGTGATGATTTGATGAAACAATCACAACATATCGACAGACTTCTTCATAAGCAAACATCAGAAGAGATTGAAAAGAATCGAATTCGACTAGGAGCATCTATAGATTGCATTAGATGGTTGACATTTCAAGGTTGTGCATACAGAGGACATGATGAAAGCCAAAGTTCAAGCAACAGAGGTAACTTTTTGGAAATGTTGAAATTTTTGGGATCTTACAATGAAAGAGTGAAAAAGAATGTTCTGGAAAATGCTCCAAAAAATGCTAAGTATACTTCAAATGATGTCCAAAAAGAAATTCTACATATTCTTGCTACTAAGGTGAGAAATTCAATTAGAGAAGAGATTGGAGATGCCAAATTTTGTATTATTGTTGATGAAGCTAGAGATGAATCTAAAAAGGAGCAAATGGCCATTGTTTTGAGATTTGTTGCTCTAGATGGTTTTGTTAAAGAGAGATTCTTTGATCTTGTGCATGTCACTGATACTTGTGCAACAACTTTAAAGAAAGAATTGATTTCTGTCCTTTCTCATTATAATCTCCAAGTTGAAAATATTAGGGGTCAAGGGTATGATGGTGCTAGCAACATGCGGGGTGAGTGGAATGGTTTGCAAGCTTTGTTTCTTAAAGATTCTCCACAAGCATACTATGTACATTGTTTTGCTCATAGGTTACAATTAGCATTGGTGGCAGCTTCAAGAGAGGTACTTCAAATTCATGAATTTTTTACTCAATTAAACTCTATTGTCACTATTGTTAGTGCTTCTTCAAAAAGACATGATCAATTACAAGAAGCTCAAGCAATTGAAAATGCAAACTTGGTTGCTCAAAATGAATTAGAAACAGGCAAATGTGCGAATCAAATAAGCACTTTACAAAGAGCTGGGGATACTCGATGGAGCTCTCACTTTAATTCTATTTGCAGTTTGGTAAAAATGTTTACTGCTACCAACATTGTTCTCAATAATATCATTGAAGACGGGACAACTTATGCACAAAGAGGTGAGGCTTATGGtgttagtaaaatattattgtcatttgaatttgttttcACTTTGCACTTGATGAAAGAGATTATGGGAATCACTAATGTTCTTTGCCAAGCACTGCAACAACAATCTCAAGATATTCTTAATGCAATGCATATTATTTCTACATCAAAGTTACTTCTTCAACAATTAAGAGATGGTGGATGGTGCAATTTTCTTACAAATGTTAAAGATTTTTGTGAAAAGCACGAAATTGAAGTCCCTAATATGAGTGCACAATATGTTTTTGGAAGAGGTCGATCTCGTCAACCAAGTGTGACAGTTGAGCATCATTATCGAATAGATGTATTCTTGGCAACAATTGACTCTCAAATACAAGAGTTGAATAGCAGATTTAATGAGCAAACAATAGAGCTTTTGACTTTGAGTTGTGCCTTGGATCCTAAGGACAATTTCAAATCATTTAATATTGAAGAAATTAGCAAATTAGCAGAGAAGTTTTATCCCATTGACTTTCCTTCTAATGAGCTAAATATTTTGAAATCTCAGTTGCAACATTATCAGCATGATATACCAAATCATTTGAAAGGCATTGGTACACTTTCTGAATTGTgcaacaagttgcaagaaacaGGAAAATCAAGAACTTATCACATGGTTGATAGATTAATACGTCTTGTTTTGACTCTACCAGTGTCTACAGCAACAACAGAAAGAGCTTTTTCAGCAATGAAAATTGTTAAGACAAGACTCCGAAGTAAGATGGCTGATGAATTTCTTGCAGACAATTTGGTCATctatatagaaaaagaattaGCAGCTATTTTCGACACAAATTCAATTAtagatgattttgaaaatagaaaaaaacgTCGAATAGCTTTTTCATGA